In the Clupea harengus chromosome 16, Ch_v2.0.2, whole genome shotgun sequence genome, one interval contains:
- the kmt2e gene encoding inactive histone-lysine N-methyltransferase 2E isoform X5, with protein sequence MSIGVPVGVDTADTSYLNMAAGSEPESVEASPVVVEKSSYPHQIYSSSSHHSHSYIGLPYADHNYGARPPPTPPASPPPVVLIRPGDGLLVGGQDEASRGTTLSTSEDGSYGADITRCICGFTHDDGYMICCDKCSVWQHIDCMGIDRQHIPETYLCERCQPRTLDRDRAIVLQTRKRENMSDGDTSATESGDEVPLELYSAFQHAPTSLTLTTARLGHKPPEKKRKRSGDKEPPTTARAKKAFREGSRKSSRVKGSAPDVDPSDSPSLWESKMQLWTERYEEASSNQYSEDVQTLLRIKEASHVKTLAYNTHTASFKPPVESQLQQSKRVLKAVRDLAPDSLIIEYRGKFMLRQQFEANGYFFKRPYPFVLFYSKFDGLEMCVDARNFGNDARFIRRSCTPNAEVRHVVEDGMLHLYIYSLRHISKGSEVTIGFDYDYGSCKYKVDCACLMDHECPVFKHNLEPTENLGGGLDSRRRRARKDKEPLLLEREDGGQNQNLNLNLMLDGEAAKSKNLGDPKQRKLSPLRLSISNNQDPELIEDLEEKTSVSNEVEMESEEQSAERRKKMTREERKMEAILQAFARMEKREKRREQALERIGTKTEPGTCRDIKEEPPATPEPDSPAPLLPLFDAVKEEPCMRPVTVVTAAKVSRSKQRKSFSRGRTHIGQQRRRARTVSTCSDLQPGSPSDLLEPLSADPGEVLEGPPIAAPEPEVAMPQCTPEASPPYSGSPAPMPRHANKYPKTKKQHLVSEWMGGEKQQDQWAVRTPEPPPERPLRISSDPEVLATQLNSLPGLALSPHVYTTPKHYVRFSSPFLAQRSPTAPGLPTGRRRSRELPETPPTTGSCKKRWLKQALEEEGSPCPGGQLMLPSEGPLSPPLNGDSDSPLPFNGSCTLPELPTPLKKRRLCPLDACMSESSTPYGSPCATPTRADLSDTPSTPLLLATPPRVRQEDAGTESLPTTPTHTHVAPGNAAQGTLTPQGANTPFNVPQESDASEENSPEGSRRSSTQEVERAPSLLLSPTLLPIILPTILPDVAPQEPKPVVTLSPEPDPQEPAAAPDEGAEPVADASAGGDPLQPSDATTPTYPPWMKSPERSGGGGGAASGLSFSPINSNLRDLTPSHTLEMGAFRHDATGTGPNAVAGTAGAAAAAFIEGAAVFFPGEEGGQLGFSRSLSADSSGEGGSTAQNPPPKKKVSLLEYRKRQREARRSGSKAECSSPVATVPPAEMFPVAIETVPEPPAPVAVAPAPAPTPTPPRPARRGATAHPRGRERGEKHSGRLLHQWNRPESAATTEPCC encoded by the exons ATGAGCATAGGCGTCCCTGTAGGGGTGGACACGGCAGACACCTCATACCTCAACATGGCTGCAGGATCAGA ACCGGAGTCAGTGGAGGCGAGCCCCGTGGTGGTGGAGAAGTCTAGCTACCCGCACCAGATCTACAGCAGCAGCTCCCACCACTCGCACAGCTACATCGGCCTGCCGTACGCT GACCACAACTATGGAGCGCGGCCTCCCCCCACGCCGCCCGCCTCCCCCCCGCCGGTGGTGCTGATCCGTCCGGGCGACGGGCTGCTGGTGGGCGGGCAGGACGAGGCGTCGCGCGGCACCACGCTCAGCACTTCGGAGGACGGCAGCTACGGGGCCGACATCACCCGCTGCATCTGCGGCTTCACGCACGACGACGGCTACATGATCTGCTGCGACAAgtgcag tgtgtggcaGCACATAGACTGCATGGGCATCGACCGGCAGCACATCCCCGAGACGTACCTGTGCGAGCGCTGCCAGCCGCGCACCCTGGACCGCGACCGCGCCATAGTGCTGCAGACGCGCAAGAGGGAGAACAtgtcag atgggGACACCAGCGCCACGGAGAGCGGAGACGAGGTTCCGCTGGAGCTGTATTCGGCCTTCCAGCACGCGCCCACCAGCCTGACCCTCACCACCGCTCGCCTGGGCCACAAGCCGCCTGAAAAGAAGCGAAAGAGAAGCGGCGACAAGGAGCCGCCCACCACAGCTCGCGCGAAAAAG gCCTTCCGGGAGGGGTCACGGAAGTCCTCCAGAGTGAAG GGTTCGGCCCCTGACGTGGACCCGAGCGACTCTCCGTCGCTGTGGGAGAGTAAGATGCAGCTGTGGACGGAGCGCTACGAGGAGGCCAGCAGCAACCAGTACAGCGAGGACGTGCAGACGCTGCTGCGCATCAAGGAGGCCAGCCACGTCAAGACGCTggcctacaacacacacaccgccagctTCAAGCCTCCCGTGGAG agccagctgcagcagagcaagCGGGTGCTGAAGGCGGTGCGTGACCTGGCTCCAGATTCACTCATCATCGAATACAGGGGCAAGTTCATGCTGCGCCAGCAGTTTGAAGCCAACGGTTACTTCtttaaaag gccgtACCCGTTTGTGTTGTTCTACTCCAAGTTTGACGGGCTGGAGATGTGCGTGGACGCGCGCAACTTCGGCAACGATGCACGATTCATACGCCGCTCCTGCACCCCTAatgctgag GTGCGTCACGTGGTCGAGGATGGCATGCTGCATTTGTACATCTATTCACTGAGACACATCAGTAAAGGCAGTGAGGTCACCATTGGATTTGACTACGACTATGGCAGCTG TAAATACAAGGTGGACTGCGCATGCCTGATGGACCACGAGTGTCCGGTCTTCAAGCACAACCTGGAGCCCACGGAGAACCTGGGCGGCGGGCTGGACTCTCGGCGCCGGCGCGCCCGCAAGGACAAGGAGCCGCTGCTCCTGGAGCGCGAGGACGGAGGCCAGAACCAGAACCTCAACCTCAACCTGATGCTGGACGGGGAGGCGGCCAAGAGCAAGAACCTCGGTGACCCCAAGCAGAGGAAGCTCTCGCCGCTGCGCCTGTCCATCTCCAACAACCAG GATCCTGAGTTAATTGAGGATTTAGAAGAGAAAACCTCCGTTAGCAATGAAGTAGAGATGGAATCAGAGGAGCAGAGTGctgaaaggaggaagaagatg acgcGAGAGGAGCGTAAGATGGAGGCCATCCTGCAGGCGTTTGCCCGCATGGAGAAGCGGGAGAAGCGGCGGGAGCAGGCGCTGGAGCGCATCGGCACCAAGACTGAACCCGGCACGTGCCGGGACATCAAAGAGGAGCCGCCCGCCACGCCCGAGCCCGACTCCCCCGCCCCACTACtg cctCTGTTTGACGCCGTGAAGGAGGAGCCGTGCATGAGGCCGGTGACGGTCGTCACGGCTGCCAAGGTGAGCCGCTCGAAGCAGCGCAAGTCCTTCTCCCGCGGGCGCACCCACATcgggcagcagcggcggcgggcACGCACCGTCAGCACCTGCTCCGACCTGCAGCCCGGCTCGCCCTCCGACCTCCTGGAGCCGCTGTCCGCCGACCCCGGCGAGGTGCTCGAGGGCCCCCCCATCGCCGCCCCGGAGCCCGAGGTGGCCATGCCCCAGTGCACGCCCGAAGCCAGCCCGCCCTACAGCGGCTCGCCCGCGCCAATGCCTCGCCACGCCAACAAGTACCCCAAAACCAAAAAG cagcacttagtgagtgagtggatgggGGGCGAGAAGCAGCAGGACCAGTGGGCGGTGCGGACCCCGGAGCCCCCTCCGGAGCGGCCCCTGCGCATCAGCAGCGACCCCGAGGTGCTGGCCACGCAGCTCAACTCTCTCCCGGGCCTGGCGCTCAGCCCGCACGTCTACACCACGCCCAAGCACTACGTGCGCTTCTCCTCGCCCTTCCTGGCGCAGCGCAGCCCCACCGCCCCGGGCCTGCCCACCGGGCGCCGGCGCTCGCGAGAGCTGCCCGAGACGCCGCCCACCACCGGCTCCTGCAAGAAG CGTTGGCTGAAGCaggccctggaggaggagggctcCCCCTGCCCCGGAGGTCAGCTCATGCTGCCCAGCGAGGgccccctcagcccccccctCAACGGCGACTCGGACAGCCCGCTCCCCTTCAACGGCAGCTGCACTCTACCAG aGCTGCCCACCCCTCTGAAGAAGCGTCGCTTGTGTCCGCTGGACGCCTGCATGTCGGAGAGCTCCACCCCTTACGGCTCGCCGTGCGCCACGCCCACCCGAGCCGACCTATCAGATACGCCGAGCACGCCCCTGCTCCTGGCCACTCCTCCCCGCGTGCGGCAGGAAGACGCGGGCACAGAGTCCTTGCCCACCACGCCCACCCACACGCACGTTGCCCCCGGCAACGCAGCGCAGGGCACACTCACGCCGCAGGGGGCGAACACACCCTTCAACGTGCCACAGGAG agtgatGCGTCGGAGGAGAACTCCCCAGAAGGCAGCCGGAGATCCAGTACCCAAGAG gtgGAGCGCGCCCCTTCGCTGCTCTTGTCTCCAACGCTGCTTCCCATCATCCTCCCCACCATCCTCCCTGACGTGGCCCCCCAGGAGCCGAAGCCCGTGGTCACCCTGAGCCCCGAGCCCGACCCCCAGGAGCCAGCGGCGGCCCCAGACGAGGGAGCGGAGCCGGTGGCCGACGCCAGCGCAGGGGGGGACCCCCTCCAGCCCTCGGACGCCACCACCCCGACCTACCCGCCCTGGATGAAGAGCCCGGAgcgcagcggtggtggtggtggtgctgccagcggcctgtctttctctccaatCAACTCCAACCTGCGCGACCTGACGCCCTCCCACACGCTGGAGATGGGTGCCTTCCGGCACGACGCCACGGGGACGGGGCCCAATGCGGTCGCCGGCACGGCCGGCGCGGCAGCAGCGGCCTTCATCGAGGGAGCCGCCGTCTTCTTCCccggagaggagggggggcagtTGGGTTTCAGCCGCTCGCTCAGCGCAGACAGCagcggggagggagggagcaccGCCCAGAACCCCCCACCCAAGAAAAAG GTGTCTTTGCTGGAGTACAGGAAGAGGCAGCGCGAGGCTCGGCGCAGCGGCTCAAAGGCCGAGTGCAGCTCCCCGGTCGCCACGGTGCCGCCCGCGGAAATGTTCCCCGTCGCCATAGAGACGGTCCCCGAGCCGCCGGCTCCAGTGGCGGTggcacccgcacccgcacccaCTCCCACGCCCCCCAGGCCAGCGAGGAGGGGGGCGACAGCACAccccagggggagagagaggggggagaagcaCAGTG GACGTCTTCTACATCAGTGGAACAGGCCAGAGAGCGCGGCTACCACAGAGCCCTGTTGCTAA
- the kmt2e gene encoding inactive histone-lysine N-methyltransferase 2E isoform X8, which translates to MSIGVPVGVDTADTSYLNMAAGSEPESVEASPVVVEKSSYPHQIYSSSSHHSHSYIGLPYADHNYGARPPPTPPASPPPVVLIRPGDGLLVGGQDEASRGTTLSTSEDGSYGADITRCICGFTHDDGYMICCDKCSVWQHIDCMGIDRQHIPETYLCERCQPRTLDRDRAIVLQTRKRENMSDGDTSATESGDEVPLELYSAFQHAPTSLTLTTARLGHKPPEKKRKRSGDKEPPTTARAKKAFREGSRKSSRVKGSAPDVDPSDSPSLWESKMQLWTERYEEASSNQYSEDVQTLLRIKEASHVKTLAYNTHTASFKPPVESQLQQSKRVLKAVRDLAPDSLIIEYRGKFMLRQQFEANGYFFKRPYPFVLFYSKFDGLEMCVDARNFGNDARFIRRSCTPNAEVRHVVEDGMLHLYIYSLRHISKGSEVTIGFDYDYGSCKYKVDCACLMDHECPVFKHNLEPTENLGGGLDSRRRRARKDKEPLLLEREDGGQNQNLNLNLMLDGEAAKSKNLGDPKQRKLSPLRLSISNNQDPELIEDLEEKTSVSNEVEMESEEQSAERRKKMTREERKMEAILQAFARMEKREKRREQALERIGTKTEPGTCRDIKEEPPATPEPDSPAPLLPLFDAVKEEPCMRPVTVVTAAKVSRSKQRKSFSRGRTHIGQQRRRARTVSTCSDLQPGSPSDLLEPLSADPGEVLEGPPIAAPEPEVAMPQCTPEASPPYSGSPAPMPRHANKYPKTKKHLVSEWMGGEKQQDQWAVRTPEPPPERPLRISSDPEVLATQLNSLPGLALSPHVYTTPKHYVRFSSPFLAQRSPTAPGLPTGRRRSRELPETPPTTGSCKKRWLKQALEEEGSPCPGGQLMLPSEGPLSPPLNGDSDSPLPFNGSCTLPELPTPLKKRRLCPLDACMSESSTPYGSPCATPTRADLSDTPSTPLLLATPPRVRQEDAGTESLPTTPTHTHVAPGNAAQGTLTPQGANTPFNVPQESDASEENSPEGSRRSSTQEVERAPSLLLSPTLLPIILPTILPDVAPQEPKPVVTLSPEPDPQEPAAAPDEGAEPVADASAGGDPLQPSDATTPTYPPWMKSPERSGGGGGAASGLSFSPINSNLRDLTPSHTLEMGAFRHDATGTGPNAVAGTAGAAAAAFIEGAAVFFPGEEGGQLGFSRSLSADSSGEGGSTAQNPPPKKKVSLLEYRKRQREARRSGSKAECSSPVATVPPAEMFPVAIETVPEPPAPVAVAPAPAPTPTPPRPARRGATAHPRGRERGEKHSGRLLHQWNRPESAATTEPCC; encoded by the exons ATGAGCATAGGCGTCCCTGTAGGGGTGGACACGGCAGACACCTCATACCTCAACATGGCTGCAGGATCAGA ACCGGAGTCAGTGGAGGCGAGCCCCGTGGTGGTGGAGAAGTCTAGCTACCCGCACCAGATCTACAGCAGCAGCTCCCACCACTCGCACAGCTACATCGGCCTGCCGTACGCT GACCACAACTATGGAGCGCGGCCTCCCCCCACGCCGCCCGCCTCCCCCCCGCCGGTGGTGCTGATCCGTCCGGGCGACGGGCTGCTGGTGGGCGGGCAGGACGAGGCGTCGCGCGGCACCACGCTCAGCACTTCGGAGGACGGCAGCTACGGGGCCGACATCACCCGCTGCATCTGCGGCTTCACGCACGACGACGGCTACATGATCTGCTGCGACAAgtgcag tgtgtggcaGCACATAGACTGCATGGGCATCGACCGGCAGCACATCCCCGAGACGTACCTGTGCGAGCGCTGCCAGCCGCGCACCCTGGACCGCGACCGCGCCATAGTGCTGCAGACGCGCAAGAGGGAGAACAtgtcag atgggGACACCAGCGCCACGGAGAGCGGAGACGAGGTTCCGCTGGAGCTGTATTCGGCCTTCCAGCACGCGCCCACCAGCCTGACCCTCACCACCGCTCGCCTGGGCCACAAGCCGCCTGAAAAGAAGCGAAAGAGAAGCGGCGACAAGGAGCCGCCCACCACAGCTCGCGCGAAAAAG gCCTTCCGGGAGGGGTCACGGAAGTCCTCCAGAGTGAAG GGTTCGGCCCCTGACGTGGACCCGAGCGACTCTCCGTCGCTGTGGGAGAGTAAGATGCAGCTGTGGACGGAGCGCTACGAGGAGGCCAGCAGCAACCAGTACAGCGAGGACGTGCAGACGCTGCTGCGCATCAAGGAGGCCAGCCACGTCAAGACGCTggcctacaacacacacaccgccagctTCAAGCCTCCCGTGGAG agccagctgcagcagagcaagCGGGTGCTGAAGGCGGTGCGTGACCTGGCTCCAGATTCACTCATCATCGAATACAGGGGCAAGTTCATGCTGCGCCAGCAGTTTGAAGCCAACGGTTACTTCtttaaaag gccgtACCCGTTTGTGTTGTTCTACTCCAAGTTTGACGGGCTGGAGATGTGCGTGGACGCGCGCAACTTCGGCAACGATGCACGATTCATACGCCGCTCCTGCACCCCTAatgctgag GTGCGTCACGTGGTCGAGGATGGCATGCTGCATTTGTACATCTATTCACTGAGACACATCAGTAAAGGCAGTGAGGTCACCATTGGATTTGACTACGACTATGGCAGCTG TAAATACAAGGTGGACTGCGCATGCCTGATGGACCACGAGTGTCCGGTCTTCAAGCACAACCTGGAGCCCACGGAGAACCTGGGCGGCGGGCTGGACTCTCGGCGCCGGCGCGCCCGCAAGGACAAGGAGCCGCTGCTCCTGGAGCGCGAGGACGGAGGCCAGAACCAGAACCTCAACCTCAACCTGATGCTGGACGGGGAGGCGGCCAAGAGCAAGAACCTCGGTGACCCCAAGCAGAGGAAGCTCTCGCCGCTGCGCCTGTCCATCTCCAACAACCAG GATCCTGAGTTAATTGAGGATTTAGAAGAGAAAACCTCCGTTAGCAATGAAGTAGAGATGGAATCAGAGGAGCAGAGTGctgaaaggaggaagaagatg acgcGAGAGGAGCGTAAGATGGAGGCCATCCTGCAGGCGTTTGCCCGCATGGAGAAGCGGGAGAAGCGGCGGGAGCAGGCGCTGGAGCGCATCGGCACCAAGACTGAACCCGGCACGTGCCGGGACATCAAAGAGGAGCCGCCCGCCACGCCCGAGCCCGACTCCCCCGCCCCACTACtg cctCTGTTTGACGCCGTGAAGGAGGAGCCGTGCATGAGGCCGGTGACGGTCGTCACGGCTGCCAAGGTGAGCCGCTCGAAGCAGCGCAAGTCCTTCTCCCGCGGGCGCACCCACATcgggcagcagcggcggcgggcACGCACCGTCAGCACCTGCTCCGACCTGCAGCCCGGCTCGCCCTCCGACCTCCTGGAGCCGCTGTCCGCCGACCCCGGCGAGGTGCTCGAGGGCCCCCCCATCGCCGCCCCGGAGCCCGAGGTGGCCATGCCCCAGTGCACGCCCGAAGCCAGCCCGCCCTACAGCGGCTCGCCCGCGCCAATGCCTCGCCACGCCAACAAGTACCCCAAAACCAAAAAG cacttagtgagtgagtggatgggGGGCGAGAAGCAGCAGGACCAGTGGGCGGTGCGGACCCCGGAGCCCCCTCCGGAGCGGCCCCTGCGCATCAGCAGCGACCCCGAGGTGCTGGCCACGCAGCTCAACTCTCTCCCGGGCCTGGCGCTCAGCCCGCACGTCTACACCACGCCCAAGCACTACGTGCGCTTCTCCTCGCCCTTCCTGGCGCAGCGCAGCCCCACCGCCCCGGGCCTGCCCACCGGGCGCCGGCGCTCGCGAGAGCTGCCCGAGACGCCGCCCACCACCGGCTCCTGCAAGAAG CGTTGGCTGAAGCaggccctggaggaggagggctcCCCCTGCCCCGGAGGTCAGCTCATGCTGCCCAGCGAGGgccccctcagcccccccctCAACGGCGACTCGGACAGCCCGCTCCCCTTCAACGGCAGCTGCACTCTACCAG aGCTGCCCACCCCTCTGAAGAAGCGTCGCTTGTGTCCGCTGGACGCCTGCATGTCGGAGAGCTCCACCCCTTACGGCTCGCCGTGCGCCACGCCCACCCGAGCCGACCTATCAGATACGCCGAGCACGCCCCTGCTCCTGGCCACTCCTCCCCGCGTGCGGCAGGAAGACGCGGGCACAGAGTCCTTGCCCACCACGCCCACCCACACGCACGTTGCCCCCGGCAACGCAGCGCAGGGCACACTCACGCCGCAGGGGGCGAACACACCCTTCAACGTGCCACAGGAG agtgatGCGTCGGAGGAGAACTCCCCAGAAGGCAGCCGGAGATCCAGTACCCAAGAG gtgGAGCGCGCCCCTTCGCTGCTCTTGTCTCCAACGCTGCTTCCCATCATCCTCCCCACCATCCTCCCTGACGTGGCCCCCCAGGAGCCGAAGCCCGTGGTCACCCTGAGCCCCGAGCCCGACCCCCAGGAGCCAGCGGCGGCCCCAGACGAGGGAGCGGAGCCGGTGGCCGACGCCAGCGCAGGGGGGGACCCCCTCCAGCCCTCGGACGCCACCACCCCGACCTACCCGCCCTGGATGAAGAGCCCGGAgcgcagcggtggtggtggtggtgctgccagcggcctgtctttctctccaatCAACTCCAACCTGCGCGACCTGACGCCCTCCCACACGCTGGAGATGGGTGCCTTCCGGCACGACGCCACGGGGACGGGGCCCAATGCGGTCGCCGGCACGGCCGGCGCGGCAGCAGCGGCCTTCATCGAGGGAGCCGCCGTCTTCTTCCccggagaggagggggggcagtTGGGTTTCAGCCGCTCGCTCAGCGCAGACAGCagcggggagggagggagcaccGCCCAGAACCCCCCACCCAAGAAAAAG GTGTCTTTGCTGGAGTACAGGAAGAGGCAGCGCGAGGCTCGGCGCAGCGGCTCAAAGGCCGAGTGCAGCTCCCCGGTCGCCACGGTGCCGCCCGCGGAAATGTTCCCCGTCGCCATAGAGACGGTCCCCGAGCCGCCGGCTCCAGTGGCGGTggcacccgcacccgcacccaCTCCCACGCCCCCCAGGCCAGCGAGGAGGGGGGCGACAGCACAccccagggggagagagaggggggagaagcaCAGTG GACGTCTTCTACATCAGTGGAACAGGCCAGAGAGCGCGGCTACCACAGAGCCCTGTTGCTAA